The Candidatus Neomarinimicrobiota bacterium genomic interval ACAAAAAGATCGGATATATTTTCAACCTGGTTATACAAAAGGTCAAATTCCGTGCCTTTAACGGAAGCAACAGAGACAGGAGTTTGAATTTTAAACTCGCCCTTTTGTTTTTGCACTTTCGTCCAGATTTCTCCCTGAGTCAGATATAAATCTGTATTCTGAACAGATTGGGATACCTTCTGAGCACGTATTTCGAGCTCCGTTAATTCCCTGATTTTCAGTTGGGATCCATCCATAAAGACGATGGCTGCAAATTCATCCCTATTTGTCTTCAACCAATCACCATCATAGAGTATTTGACCGACATAACTTTGTTTATAGAGTTTTCCCGCCGCAGGTTTCACCATGACATTCCCCTTGATTTTAATCACTGCGGCCACTTTTTCTGCTGCCGTGAGGGATAGTGAGAAAACCAGAAGCAGCAAGAGACATTTATTCAGGTGTTTCATCATTCACCTCCTTCGGCAGCAGAAAAGATTAATTCAATTTCAATCACCTGCCCCTTTATTCTGAATTTACCGGTTTGAGACGGATCCGCCAGATGATTCCCTTCTTCATCCGATGAAATAACCCTGCAGAAATAATCCATGGATGGATTCAGGGGCACTGGAGCTTCAGCCGGATAAGAAAACTGATTGGCACTCAAAGGCGGTGATTCAAATAAAACCGATGTAAAATCGCTGCTGGTGCTGATCTGAACAATAGCATGACTCACTCCGGCAGGTCTTTTCCAGGAAAAGGAAATGTTTCCCGGTTCAAACAACTCATCGAGGGGATACTCCAGGGTTGTAATCCGGTCGCCTGACAGGGTAAACTGAAAAGGAGCTGACCATGGGAAAGCATTAGCACTTGAAATAAGACTCCGGACCCGCCAAAAACAGTTATGATCATACTTCAACTCTCTTCCTACAGCTTCAGGAAGACTGATATTTGCTTCTGTCACCCGGTCGTGGTTCCAAATCAAAGAAGTAAACTCTTCGTCCTCGGCAACCATGATTTCATAGCGGTCTGCGTAACGAACATTTGACCAGGAAAAAACAATGGCGGAAGAATAGACTTTTTCTCCATTTGCCGGAGATTCGAGGGTAGGCGTCATATTGGAAACCACCTGAAAGGTGAGCACGTTGCTCCAATCTGTCAGGGGATTATTCCCTTCGTCAAGGGCCCTTACGCGGGCAAAAATATCCCGCCGCTCTTCAAAATAACCCGGTGCTGACGGCTGAAATTCTTTTGCTTCAACCCTTTCAGTCCGTGCGTCACTAAAGCCATCATCGTAGGAAAAACTTATTTCATACCGTACACTGCCTTCCGGTTCCCCACTCCACGCCAGTCTTAGCCGATTTACCGGATATATGCCCTGATTGGCAGGTGTAACAAAGTGGAGGGTTTCTTCTTCATTACCGGAAATTGCAGGTAATTCCTGAAATGCAAATGAAAAAACCGGTGAAATAACAACCCCTTTCACCGGATGAATTCCGCGAACTCTCCAGTAGTAGGGCTTATTAAGCTGAAAAATCCCTGTTTCTCCGTCATAAGACACTTGTTTTTCTGACGTTTCCCTGGCATAGAGGAAGGACTGAAAGCTTTCATCTTCCGAAATTTCCAGAACAAAGGTCAGATTTTCGGGACACGACCAGCTAAAGGTTGGGAGATTGATCAGTGAAGTTTCGGACCGGGGTGATTCAAGCTGGATATCCGGCCCAGGTGAACTCCTGTAGGATTTTACATTACTCCAGGCACCCCAGGGTTCGTCATCATAGTCCACTCCGCGAACCTGCCAGAAATAAAGGGTACCCCAATACAGATCAAACTGATCTTCCGTTATCAGATTTTGACTGACAACTGTTTCAATTACCTGACTGCGGAAATCGGGATCTGTCGAGAGTCTCACTTCATATTGAGGAGCCGGTGGAATTGCCGGATCCCACATAAGAAGGCTTTCGGACAAGACAGGCGGAACAACCGGTTCGATATAGACCCGCCGGATTTCAGACGGAATTCCATGGATTTCATCGTTTGCCAATGGGGTAATTTGAAAATAGACATTGGAGTCAAAAGGAAGGCCCAACTCTCCCCTGTCAATGGTTGCAGTCATGCCCGTCATGGCATCAAGGCGCCAGATTTCATCCATTCCTTCGGCATCGGAATAAGCCGTCAGGCGATAAGTATCCGCTCCGGCGACGGAATTTGTCCTTTCAACCATCATTTGGTTCTGATCTCTGAGCCAGTTTGCCACAATTCCCACCTGTTGGTTGGCGCCCGGTCTGGATGGAAGGATGACTTCATAAACTCCGGACCCGTTTCCAAGCGGCATCCCGTCCCGTAAGAGCACAAGCTGAACATACATCTGTTGACCGTATTCAAAAAAGTCATCAGTTACAAAGACCGGCAGGGCATTGGTTGAATACTCTTCTGAAAAGATAGGGGTTGAAAGTTCAGGATCTGTACCGGCATTCACCATGACAGCCCGGGCAAATGGTACAGGTTGGGTGTATCTTACCATAAAACCCGGATTTCCAGCCGGATCGGGTTCTATCAGGAATGGTTCATAAAGGACAGATACAAAGGCAGCAGGATTGATAACGATCGGTTCATTCGTAGATGCAATGATATTCCCCGATGAGAGAGCCTGTACATTTACATAAACCTGATCATATCCTGCAATCTGATTCCACACATCCTCAAGGGGAAATGGAAATCCCGGAGTGAAAAAATCCATAATCACCTCTTCACCTCCGGCATCCGATGACAGGGTAATCATATATTCATCAACGCCACTTACACCCTGAATCAGTTCAACGAGAGGCTGAAGTGGATTTTGTGGATTCCGGCTGAGACGAATAAACAAATCCACTTCATTAAAAAAGTTAAGATTCAGGGGACGTGGGACATCCCAGAAGAATGTATTACCATCCAGCGTTACCCCAATTTGTCCATAGAGTATCATTTCAGGCGTTATCTGCAACTCATTCACCGGCAGGCGCAAAGAGGTTTCCAACAACATATCGGAGTTCCATAGTGGCTGGATCAGACGTCCGTCTTCCCGGATATCCGGCATATCGGAGATCAAAATCTCATAACCCCGTGCTGACGCATAGGGAGACCAAAAAGCCGTAAGGTCCCGATTTGTCAGAGACCAGTCCACCACCGGAAAATCAAGAGTTTTTACTGAAAAAGAGTATGTCACAGAAGGACCGCCTGCTACTTCGTCGGGATTGAGGGGGATCACCTCCCAATAATAGGTTTCACCTGGCAGCAAAGGTACCTCGGAATCGGAGGGATACTGATACATTTTTTGCCGCAAAACGGTTGTAAAAAAGGGATTCTCAACATTTGGATCATCGGCGTATGAAAGGTGAAATTCAAACAAATCCTGACCTGCCGGTGCTTCCCACGAAAAAACGGGATTGGTTTCAGCCTGATTTTCTCCATTGGCAGGAGATTGCAGGGAGATATTTAATATTTTGAAATTGCCGATCACCGTATGGTCGTCGGGAAGTCCGAGCATGGTTTCATTGGCATCCAGTGGAATCAGTTTCCAAAAATATTGCTTTCCGGGATATAACCAGCCGTTTTCATCCATTCGCAATTTATAGGGAAGTGTCTGGATTACCGTATTAAGGACATTCCCGATATCTACGGTTTGATCATTGATATCACTGATCCGAAGCTCATAATAGGGGACTGCTGCGGGGACATCCGCATTGAATGTGGGTAAAACCGTAAAAACCTCATCCCCCGTAATCGGTTCGGTCAACTGGATGGGCGAGACGGTAAAAGTGCTGATATCACTCCAGGGGGACGGATCGGGCCCCGGATTCATGCGGATCTTCCAGACATAGCGTTTGCCGGGAACCAGGGGTTCTTCTTCCAAAGGATAGGTATAAGGCAGGCTTTGGATGGGATCGCTCTGCCACCAGGGGTTTTCCACCATAGGGTCGACATCAGCCTCACTGAGCCAGATTTCATATTCCTGGGCACAGGCCGTCAAATCCCAGTTAAAAATCGGATTGACACTGTTGACCGTTGCCCCGTAAGCCGGTGAAGACATCCGGTCCTGGGTAATCCGTTTGCCATAACTGAAAATATACACAGGACTCGTTATCGGATCAGGCCAGCCCCAGATTCCTTTCTGGCCGATATAATCGTAGCCGTCAATGTATTCTCTGGCTTCCACCTGCCACACGTATTCATAGCCGCAGGCCAATTCCCGTTCACTGGAGGGATACTGAAGAGATACTGTGCGAACGGTTCCCGTTTCAGGAACCCTGAAAATAGAGGTGTAAGATTCTTCCCAGCGGGTATCCAGAAAGACTGCTGTCACATCCTCAAAGGCATCATCATAACTGCTGTGAATTTCAGGATTATACTGGGCCACTTTGAGCCTGTAATCAATAACCACGCCGGGGCGGAATCCCGGTGAATCCCAGCGAAACCAGGGTTGAAAATCCGTAACATCCGCCCTCTGAACCGGTTCATTTAAAACAATTTTACTGGATAAAATATTGGTCAGATTTTCACCCGGCATCTGGGCTTCTGGTTTATCCCAGGTCCAGTTCCGGTCGTACCGTTTATCTACAAAGCTGTGGTCCCATGACAAATCCAGCAACCGGTTTTCGTCCGTATCCATCACCAGTCGTGAATCTCTGTCTGTATCTGCCCTTGTCACATTTTCCCAGGCAATCATTTTAATATCATATTTACCAGCCGGCAGATATCCGTTGGTTTCAATCATATCCTGAAATTTCTTTGTGATTTCAAACACCATCATCCGGTCCTCGGTAAAGCTGGAATTCATGAGGAGTATTGTTGAATTGGGTTGCACTTCATAGGGATCGGTGACACCCCAGGCAACGGGATTATCACTTTCAGAAATACCGGATACATTCTGAACGCTGAGACGGAACTCCACATTCACATACATTACGTCATCCGTCTTATTCGTCAGACTCACGGTCCATAAATTGATATTGGGATCGTTCCAGCTTTGCAAAGTGAACTGTCCTGTCATTAACAGCTGGACTTCAATATCCAGCTCCTCTCCCATCGGGGCCGCGTCAACAAAATGTATACACAATAAAAAAGCTATCATCAAAATGGAAATATTTTTCATGAGGGGTCCCTCCCTGAATATGGATATTGTGGGTAATTTATAAAAATTCCGTGTTCATGTTACATTATACTTTTAAATATCACTCCATGCAAGGTCATGGAATAAATATTCCAAAGGATATGACGACTCTCACATTGCAGAGTGATTCTTAAAATGTCTCTGTCAGAACCCGGTGTTCCACCTCTCTCATAATGTGGTGCCGACTGATCAGTCCTTTGATTTTTTTACGGGTTTCATCAGTCACAATATATTCGCCATATCCCTTTTGATTCATGAGGGCCAGGGCTTTATCCAGGGGAGTACCAGGACATATTACTTCTTTGGGGGGATCGGTCATAACATCCGAACTTACCATCCACTGCCACAGGGAAGGATCCGGCAACACCTGACGGATACCGCTGACACTCAGCAAGCCAATCCACTCACCGTTCCGCTTTACAACAGGAAATATTGACTGGTCAGCCTGGGCCATCATGTCCACAGCTTTTTCAAGGGAGAGATCTTCATTCAGTATCACGGGGGACGGATTCAGAACATCTTCTGTTTTCATTTCGGCCAGGACATCCTCAACGGTTACATTTTTTCCGGCTTCACCGGATTTTTTTATAATCCATTTGACCATGGGAGGTCCCATAAGCTGGACGAGAAAAGTTGTCGTTGTTACGCCAAAAATCACCACGTCACCAAGAGTCATGGTTGATGAGACGGGAATATGCTGCAGGTGGTGACTGGCCATAATGGAAAGGCCGATAGCGACACCACCCTGGGCAAAGAGTCCGAGACCTGTATATTTTTTTACAATAGGATCAGATCGGGACAACACTGCACCAAACCAGGCGCCTGTAATTTTTCCTATGGTTCGAGTAAGGACATAAACACCGATAATCAGCCAGAGCCATCCCGGCATGGCATAAAGGGTTAAACGGGCACCGACAAGAACAAAAAAGAGGATGTAAATGGGATCGGAAAAGTTCTTCAATTGTTGAATCACTTTTTTACTCCGGTCATAATCCAGATTAACGACAACAATCCCCATGGTCATGGATGCCATGATAACATCCATATTAAAAAAGACAGCAGTCCCGATTGTTAATAGTAACAGACCAATTGCAGAAGGCAGAATCACTTCCAGTTTATCGGTATACCGAAGAATTAATTTCAGAATAACGGCGGCAATGAATCCTGTTATGATGGCACCGCCTAATTCCACACCAATACGGAGTATTTGCTCAAGCCAGGCAACATCTCCCCCGGATAAAATTCCTGCAATTCCGGTCCCCACGCCATACAGGGTCATAGCCAGCGCATCATCGAGGGCTACAATAGCAATGAGTGTCGTGGTTAAAATACCGGCGGACCGGTATTCCCAGATCACATTGATGGTAGATGCCGGATCAGTGGCACTGGCAATAGCTCCGAAAATAATCCCTGCGGCTATGGCTCCGGACCAACTTCCCATAACAGTATAGAGAATAACCGTGATTGACAATCCGACAAGAAAAAAAGTCAGTAATCCTTCAGAAATCAGGATTGCGGCAAATTGTTTTCCATATTTCCGGAGTGTGGAAAAGCGGATTTCTGCCCCGACCAGAAAACCGATAATCCCCAGGGCAAAATAGTTAAAGGCGCTCAGTGCCTGGATATCCTCCTGAGTCACCAAGCGGATACCTCCTTCTCCCAGAAGGACTCCCAGGAGAATATACCCCAAAACCTGGGGAATACTCAAACGCCTGGCCATTAAAGCACTGAGAATACCCCCAAACACACCAATTCCAAAAATAATCATAATGCCCGGATTCAATCCATTCATGACAGATCCTTCCCCGTAAAGACAGACCATAACTCCTTTTCTTCCGCCTTCAACAGAGCTTTTACCACGGAATCATCTTTCATACGGCCACTGACAAGGGAGAGAAGCCGGATATATTCAGCATGCTGGTCACGCCCTGCAGCAATCATAATAATATAGTGTACCGGCAGACCATCCAACGACTTATAGTCAGCAATCCCTTTCCTGGAAACACCCAAAGCCATAACCGGTGATTTGACCGAATTCAGGCGGACATGTGGAACGGCAATACCCCAGCCGATGCCGGTACTCATCAAATCCTCCCGCTGACGAAGAGCAGACATAAGTTCTTCTTTTGATTTTATCTTTCCAGTCTGAATAATCAGATCTGCCATTTCATCCAATGCGCCCCATTTGTTGAGTGATTTGATTAATTTTACCGATTCCGGTTTCAGAACTGCTGAAACAGTCAGACTGAATTCTTTGGATTCATCGGGGATCTGAGTCGTAAGCCTGCGGTTGACCCAGTTTTCAATTTCAGACCGTTTAAAACGCCAGGAAGTGCCGATTTTACCTCCGGGGATCTCCCCTTTTTGAACCCACTCATATACCGTCCGCTCAGATACCCGTAAATATTCAGCAACTTCTTCAAGAGTCATCAATTCATTCATCTTCATCCTCCTGACATATATTATCATATTTTTCAATCAATTTCAATTCTTTCAATTTAATACCCACGTTTTACAATATTTGCTTAAAGCGGGGAAAAATCAGGACAGATTATTCATCATGAAAGAAGTAAAACAAACGGAACAATCCGGATGAAATTTCTTTGGAAAGCTGTTTTTTAAATCCATTCTTTTACATAAGTTTATATCTTGAGTTTATTATGATGTGCGAAACAAACATGAGGGAGATATGAAACCGATCATACCGGCAAAACGGGTTGAAAATGTCAAATACGCCATACGGGACATTGTTGCCATTGCAAATAAGGCCAAAGCTTCTGGAAAAGAGATGATTTATCTGAATATTGGTGATCCGAATATTTTTGGCTTTCGGACGCCTCAGCACATGCTGGATGCGGTGACTGACGCCATGAACCGCAACATGAACGGATATTCGCCATCTTCCGGCATTGAAGAAGCGGTGGAAGCGATCCGGAAACAGGCAGGGCGTTCGGGAATTCGGAACATCCGGGATATTTTTGTCTCAACAGGCGCCAGCGAAGCGATTGAATTGTGCCTTACAGCCCTCTTAAATCCCGGAGATAATGTTCTTCTGCCCTATCCCGGATATCCCCTGTACACGTCGGTTGTGGGCAAACTGTCAGCCGAAATCAATCCCTATTATCTGAATGAGGAAGATGGCTGGAATCTGGATGTGGCAGATATTGAGAGCCGCATCAATGAAAAAACCAAAGGTATTGTTATCATCAATCCAAACAATCCCACAGGCGCCATTTATCCTCCGGAAACATTGAAACAACTCATTGAATTGGCCAAGAAATATAATTTGGTGATTTTCAGCGATGAAATTTATGATAAACTCTGTTTTCACGGACAAAAATATACCTCACTTGCTTCCCTGACACAGGATACACCGGTCGTAACCTTTAACGGACTTTCCAAATCATATCTGGTCCCGGGTTTCCGGATTGGCTGGGCTATATTCAGCGGCCCAAAAGAACTTATGCAGGATTACATTGATGGTGTTAACAAGATGGTCCGGGCAAGATTGTGTGCCAATCACCCCATGCAATATGCCATCAAACCAGCGCTGGAAATGGATCAATCCCATATCCAAAATGTTCTTTCCGAACTGGAAAAACGCAACCGGATAACAGATGAGATGCTGAATGATATTCCTGAAATCAGCTGTGTTCCTGCTAAAGCGGCATTTTACGCCTTTCCGACTCTGAATATCCCGGACCGGGATCTGGATTATGTCTCAGATTTGATTCGTGAAACAGGGGTTGTCACGGTTCATGGAAGCGGCTTCGGACAAAAAAAGGGGACACAACACATGCGGGTGGTTTTTCTGCCGGAAGAAGACCGTCTTATAAAAGCCTATGAAAAAATCCGGGATTTTACACGGAAGCGATATCATTCTTAAAACTGTAAAACATATCTGAAAAAGGTCCATACCGGACCTTTTTTTAATATTCAATTTTCACGTAAATCTGTACATTGGCCGGACCCAGACTGGATGATCCCGTACCACGCTCCGGATTAGGAAGTATGTGTCCCAAATCGGGTACCGTCTGGACCAGGTCGGTTTCCATGCTTACTTCATCACCCGGCAAATATTGGAAGAGTCCTTCCTCTACCCTGCCGTCATGATACACCAGTTCAAGCCATTCACACAATCCAACGGGAGGTTGAGTAACCACATAGATCCCTTCATAAATAACAGGGGAAACATTCTTCATATAGGTATACATCTTAAATTCACCGGTCTGATAAAACACAATTTTCATACTGTCGATAACGGACGGTTGCAATGCTGAGAGGTTGTCGCCTTCGCTGATCCAGACACCGGTGAGATTTTCAGATTGGACATCACTGTTCCCTTCACAACCTTGCAAAAAAAGATACATTGTTATAATAAGGGAGAAAGTCGCAATTTTCTGAAGATGCTTAATCATGTGAGGAAACCACCTTTTATAAGAATTTGATTACTTTTTACTGATAAATCAAGAATCATGAAAACAGAGAAAGACTTTACTTCGTATCTTTTTCCGTTTCCGACAGTTTCATTTTACTGGTCAATACTCCCAGGCTCACAGAAAGCTGAGCATTCTCCACGATCACGTCATCGGGAACAATCAGGGCTTTCGGGACAAAATTCCAGATACCTTTAATAAACCCCTGTACCATCAAGTCGGCAACCTCCTGAGCCGAGTCTTCGCCTACTGTGATAATCCCGATATCGATTTTCATTCTCAAAGCCAGATTGGGCATTTTTTCCACCGGGAGAACATCCACCCCAAAAATTGTTTTACCGATACGCCTGGGATCTTTGTCGAATGCCGCCACAATATTCAGACCATACAAACGAAAGCGCTGATATCCCAGCAGTGCCGTCCCCAGATTCCCTACCCCGACAAGAAATGCATCCCTTTTAACATCCCATCCGAGAAAGGCTTTGATCTTATCAATCAGTTCCTTAACAGAATATCCTACACGGGGTTTACCCACAATCCCTGTCAGCGCCAGATCTTTTCGTACCTGGGTCGGGTCCAGATGCAATTCATTGGAAATAAATGTACAGGAAACATACCGTCGGTTTTCCCGAAGTAAACGGGTAAGGACATGTAAATAAGCGGGAAGACGCCGCATGGACGGTTCCGGGGCAGAAAATTTCCTGATTTTTCTCATAACGGTTCTCCAACAGAGAATTAATTCACGAATAATAGCTGTTTTTACAGGTGAAGTCAAGACTTCATCCTCAAATAAATGGCTCCGGAAATAGTTTAGGCTTTTTTTCTCATTGAAATTGAATAATTTTATATATGATTGCTTCACAGCGCAAATTACTGGTACAAATTCTCCTATTTGTATTCGGGCTGATATTCATTGGATCTTTTGGATATCATTTCATTGAAGGATTATCCTGGTTTAATTCTTTATACATGACAGTGATCACCATCAGCACCGTAGGTTACGGCGAAGTCTTTCCCCTGTCCACTGCAGGTCGTGTGTGGTCGGTGATCCTGATTTTATTCGGGGTAACCATCCTGGGGATCATTGCTGGAAAATTTGCTGAAATATTAACGGACATACAGGTTTTCAGGAGATATAAAATGCTTAAAAATATTAAAGAGATGAAAAATCATATTATTGTATGTGGCTATGGAAGAATGGGACGTATTGTGGGCGAATCCCTGATCCATTCCGGCCAGCCTTTTGTGGTTATAGACCGGGATGAAAAAGTGATAGAAGAACTGATGCAGGATCATATACCGGCAATCCAGGGAGATGCAACCCTGGATGAATTTTTGGAAAAGGCAAATGTCAAGGATGCCCGTGCCTGTGTATGTACCCTGGAAACAGATGCGGACAATCTCTTCGTGACTTTTTCTGTCCGTGAAAAAAATAAAACGGCGCTTATTATCGCCCGGTGTAAAGAGTCGGCCAACACAATCAAACTTCAGAAAGCGGGTGCAAACCGTGTGATCAATCCTTATGAAGTGAGTGGAAAAACCATTGCTCAAATTTTACTTCAACCGGCTATTCACAATTTCATTGAGATTTTTCGTAACAGGGATATTGATTTGGCCATGGAGGAAATCGAAATTCCCAAAGAGAGCTTCCTGTCCGATAAACGCCTGATCGATGCCCCTCTCCGCTCCAGATATAACCTGATGATCACGGTTATCTTTGATAAAAGCCACGATCCTTATTTTAATCCATCATCGGACCATGTCCTGAAAGCTGGTGATCATATATTGATTATGGGTAAGACCGATGATCTGAATCATCTGAAGAAAGATTTGGGAATCTCATCCTGAAAGACTTTTTCTTTTAGAAACCGGGATTATTGTAGTTGATATGTTTCATCGTATTGTGGGATATGAACCGTCCAATGAAAAGTCTCTTTAATTTTTTCAGCCAGGCTTTTGGATGCTTCAGGTTCGCCATGGACAATAAAAACTGATTTAGGAGGATGGGTTAATCCCGCCAGCCAGGCCAGGATTTCTTCATAATCGGCATGGGCTGAAAAACCGCTGATTTGTTCAACCCTGGCTTTCACGGGAATGTGTTCTCCGTGAATTTTAACCTTTTTCTTCCCTTCCAACATGGCTCGTCCACGGGTACCTTCTGCCTGATAACCAATAAACAATACCGTATGTTTCGGATCCGGCAGGCGATACTTGAGATGATGTAATATCCGGCCGCCTGTCAACATACCACTGGCACTGATAATGATACAGGGTTCTTTGAAGTCGTTGATTTTCTGAGATTCTTCCCGGGTTTGGGTAAATTCGGTGTTTTGAGTTCTGAAAGCGTCTACCCCTTTAATATAGAGTAAACGGGCCCCTAAATCTTGATTTTCAATGTGTTTTGCTGTGATTTCAGTGGCATTGATCGCCATAGGACTATCCACAAAGACGGGGAGTTGCGGAATCCGTTTCTTTTCTTCAAGGTCCCTCAGAATATACAACAGCTCCTGAGTACGCCCTACGGCAAAGGAGGGAATAATCACGCTCCCCTTTTTTCGGACTGTTTCACGAATGATCTCTTCCAGTTTTC includes:
- a CDS encoding MBL fold metallo-hydrolase; the protein is MSSLRFLGATGTVTGSKYIFEYRRKRIMIDCGLFQGLKELRKRNWSPLPLDVRSLEAIVLTHAHIDHTGYLPRLVKQGYSGPVYANAATVDLLKIMLMDSAHLQEEDARFLNKIGATKHRPALPLYNKNDAEKAIALLEPVSYGFEFEVIPGVRAKLKDAGHILGSSFVNLYWENDEGENRKIVFSGDLGRANRPILKDPSTIYNTDYLLVESTYGNRLHEEHHPERKLEEIIRETVRKKGSVIIPSFAVGRTQELLYILRDLEEKKRIPQLPVFVDSPMAINATEITAKHIENQDLGARLLYIKGVDAFRTQNTEFTQTREESQKINDFKEPCIIISASGMLTGGRILHHLKYRLPDPKHTVLFIGYQAEGTRGRAMLEGKKKVKIHGEHIPVKARVEQISGFSAHADYEEILAWLAGLTHPPKSVFIVHGEPEASKSLAEKIKETFHWTVHIPQYDETYQLQ
- a CDS encoding redox-sensing transcriptional repressor Rex; the protein is MRKIRKFSAPEPSMRRLPAYLHVLTRLLRENRRYVSCTFISNELHLDPTQVRKDLALTGIVGKPRVGYSVKELIDKIKAFLGWDVKRDAFLVGVGNLGTALLGYQRFRLYGLNIVAAFDKDPRRIGKTIFGVDVLPVEKMPNLALRMKIDIGIITVGEDSAQEVADLMVQGFIKGIWNFVPKALIVPDDVIVENAQLSVSLGVLTSKMKLSETEKDTK
- a CDS encoding PTS sugar transporter subunit IIA — encoded protein: MNELMTLEEVAEYLRVSERTVYEWVQKGEIPGGKIGTSWRFKRSEIENWVNRRLTTQIPDESKEFSLTVSAVLKPESVKLIKSLNKWGALDEMADLIIQTGKIKSKEELMSALRQREDLMSTGIGWGIAVPHVRLNSVKSPVMALGVSRKGIADYKSLDGLPVHYIIMIAAGRDQHAEYIRLLSLVSGRMKDDSVVKALLKAEEKELWSVFTGKDLS
- a CDS encoding aminotransferase class I/II-fold pyridoxal phosphate-dependent enzyme, which translates into the protein MKPIIPAKRVENVKYAIRDIVAIANKAKASGKEMIYLNIGDPNIFGFRTPQHMLDAVTDAMNRNMNGYSPSSGIEEAVEAIRKQAGRSGIRNIRDIFVSTGASEAIELCLTALLNPGDNVLLPYPGYPLYTSVVGKLSAEINPYYLNEEDGWNLDVADIESRINEKTKGIVIINPNNPTGAIYPPETLKQLIELAKKYNLVIFSDEIYDKLCFHGQKYTSLASLTQDTPVVTFNGLSKSYLVPGFRIGWAIFSGPKELMQDYIDGVNKMVRARLCANHPMQYAIKPALEMDQSHIQNVLSELEKRNRITDEMLNDIPEISCVPAKAAFYAFPTLNIPDRDLDYVSDLIRETGVVTVHGSGFGQKKGTQHMRVVFLPEEDRLIKAYEKIRDFTRKRYHS
- a CDS encoding cation:proton antiporter, with amino-acid sequence MNGLNPGIMIIFGIGVFGGILSALMARRLSIPQVLGYILLGVLLGEGGIRLVTQEDIQALSAFNYFALGIIGFLVGAEIRFSTLRKYGKQFAAILISEGLLTFFLVGLSITVILYTVMGSWSGAIAAGIIFGAIASATDPASTINVIWEYRSAGILTTTLIAIVALDDALAMTLYGVGTGIAGILSGGDVAWLEQILRIGVELGGAIITGFIAAVILKLILRYTDKLEVILPSAIGLLLLTIGTAVFFNMDVIMASMTMGIVVVNLDYDRSKKVIQQLKNFSDPIYILFFVLVGARLTLYAMPGWLWLIIGVYVLTRTIGKITGAWFGAVLSRSDPIVKKYTGLGLFAQGGVAIGLSIMASHHLQHIPVSSTMTLGDVVIFGVTTTTFLVQLMGPPMVKWIIKKSGEAGKNVTVEDVLAEMKTEDVLNPSPVILNEDLSLEKAVDMMAQADQSIFPVVKRNGEWIGLLSVSGIRQVLPDPSLWQWMVSSDVMTDPPKEVICPGTPLDKALALMNQKGYGEYIVTDETRKKIKGLISRHHIMREVEHRVLTETF
- a CDS encoding potassium channel protein, with amino-acid sequence MIASQRKLLVQILLFVFGLIFIGSFGYHFIEGLSWFNSLYMTVITISTVGYGEVFPLSTAGRVWSVILILFGVTILGIIAGKFAEILTDIQVFRRYKMLKNIKEMKNHIIVCGYGRMGRIVGESLIHSGQPFVVIDRDEKVIEELMQDHIPAIQGDATLDEFLEKANVKDARACVCTLETDADNLFVTFSVREKNKTALIIARCKESANTIKLQKAGANRVINPYEVSGKTIAQILLQPAIHNFIEIFRNRDIDLAMEEIEIPKESFLSDKRLIDAPLRSRYNLMITVIFDKSHDPYFNPSSDHVLKAGDHILIMGKTDDLNHLKKDLGISS